The Flavivirga eckloniae genomic interval AAAACCTTCCTTTTCGTATAGCTCCAATGGTTCCATTATGGGTTCTTCGGATCGAGCAATTACTATACTAGGGTCGTTTAGATCTAACAACAATGCCCCCAAACAATAGCGATTTGTTTCGGTTGCACCATGATAAATTTCCAACCAGCCATGCGGCGTTTTAATTGGGCTTGCTCCTGCTCCTAATCTTTTACTATCAAATTTTCCCTGTCTGGTTTTTGCAATACACTTGTGGTTTCCCCAGTGTAATCCGTCTGGCGATTCTGCCAGCCATAAGTAATTACCTCCTATTTCTGGACTACTTGGACGGTGTAGCGCATAATATTTCCCATGTATTTTCGATGTGAACAGGGCACAGTCTTTATTATGGGGTGGTAAGATAAGCCCATGTCTTTTAAAATCTGTCCAATTAGTGGTTGTTTGAAGCCCTACGCTAACTCCATGGCTAGAAACTGCGGTATAGCTTAAATAGTAAGTGTTTTCTATTTGGGACACCCTGCAATCTTCAATACCATAGCTTTCATACTTCCCTGCTCCAAAAAGATTCCCAGACTCATGGAATGTGCTACCGTCTTCGCTATAAAACAGCCTTAAGTGTGAAATCGTGGTTAAATAATCTGTCCCATTATAATTTATTACACGAGGGTCTTCCTTATTTAATTTAAGATCGTTGCTTTTAAATTTTAGCATTTTCAATCCTCCTTCTTCATTGTAAATAGGAACCGTTACTTCTCCAGTATTTTGTACAGTTCTTTCCGCTACTCTTACTAATAACCAAATTTTGTTATTAAAAATAAAAACTCCGGGGTTTAATACACATTCAACAACCATCTCTGCTGAACTGGGACTTACATTTTCTGGAGATAAAATTGGGTTATTGGAATGTCTTATAGCTAGATCTTTCATGTTTGATATTTACTAAGACTTGATGTCGAAAATTACAACTTAAGTGTTCAGGGTTTAGAATTCAAATTCTTCCTGTGTAATTATTGGTTTTCGACGAATTCTTTAAATTGTATCATCCATTTTTGGGCTGGCTTTTTATACATACTTGGAAATAAAATCGCCATCATTTTTGGCATAAACCAATTTATTCGAGTATACTCAAATTCGTACTCATACCTCGTGCGATTATCATCTAATACTATAAATTCACATTTCATTGTATTGTCCATGTGCTTATGATGATAGTTTGATTCAAACAAATCTGGTAATTGATTATTCGTTATGGCTTCGGTTAATTCCATATCTCGTTTTCCTTGTCTATAGTACATCTTAGACACAGCTCCTTTCTCACCTTGTACTCCGCTTACCAGTTCTTTTTTAACAAATCCATCTTGATACTCCCCAAGATATTTTGGATCGGCAAAGTATTTTACAACTTCATCTCTCGATTTATCAATTTCTATTGCCCCTTTTATTTTCATGATTACTTATTTTGAATTACTCACAATAATTGTAAAGACATAGGTTAAGGTGTTTTTCGGAGTATCCCAAATATAAGAAATACCACACGATTTAAAGTGTGTAACTTCGTGTCAATTAAAATGCTAAGAATAAAAAAATGTATTTAATAAAACGGATAGAGGTTTTTATGTTATGATCAGCTTGAAAAGTTAAAAACTCTGTGTAATCACTATCAGCTACAAACTGGTAGCAAAAACCAAATTAGCTTATCTGTTCTCAATATCATTAATATGATGCTCTAAAGCTTTTACTGAAATTTGAATTTCCCAAATTAAAAAAGCCAAAGAAAATATTAATAAAATAAGAGCTAAACCAAATACCCAAACCGCAATAGTATGTTGTTGTATGTAAATTAAAAACATGGTAAGTACACAAAATAACAAACTGGTAATCCCAAAAATTTGCATAGAGCGGGTTAAATATAAGCGGTGTTTTATATTTTTTATTTGAGCCATTAAAACGGAATCCTTTTCCTTTTGATACTTATCGTGCAAGTTTCGTATTATAGCTGCATAAGCCAAAAATCTATTGGTGTAAGCCAGCATAATTAAAGATATTGCCGAAAATAATAGAGCAGGAGTTGTTAAGGTTAGTTCATCCATGATTAATACGTTTTGTACAAAAAACTAAATTATTAATTCCATTTTATAATCGAGTGTTTTTAACTCTGGATTTAGAAGTTTTTTTATTCTTCAATTATTACATCTCCATCTCTTAAAGCTTTAAAAAGCCATTTGTTATCTATACATCTTTGAATTTCCTTGCCTATTGCTTCCGACTCAAAATGATCAGAATCATAATGAGGCATAAATGAGTAATTATAAATTCCTAATCCCTCATAAATTGGTTTGTCGATTTCTTCGTAGGGAAAATTATTAGGGTCGTCTACATTTTCAATTGATTTTAAAGAATCTGAGAGAATACAAATTCCAGCACTATATCCTCCATAAAGAAAATCAGTCTTATTTTTTAATTCTTTAAATATCTCATCGAATCCACTTAATTTCATCGCCATCCTTAGTACAAAGGTATTTCCTCCACTAACCCATAATGCTCCCAAGGAATTGAGTTTATTTCTTAGGTCATCTTTTTTATGAAAATACATTTTCAAATCTAAAGGTTCAGCTTTGAATCCAATCCCATTCAGAAATTCAATTTCTTCATTTTGATGTTTGTTCGCTCTTTCAAGGTCTGAGCCAACCCAATCTCTCGAATTATTTATATGACCGATTCTATTATTATCAGGAATTAGTTTTTTTAATTCTTCAATTTTATTTCCGAATTTGTATGACGATAAGTAGTATTTCATTTCTTTTATGGTAGCTGACAGTCTTGTGTGTGAAATGTAACATACAAAAAGATGCTAACTTTTCGGATTCACACAGAGTCAAATTAAAAATTTGGTATTTACTAAATATGCTTTATACACGTCTTTGTAACAAACGATTTTTATAATCCGATATCCTCATAGTCCCAAGAATCAATTTGATTCTTCTTTTTCGTTTGATAGAAAACTCCAAAGTCGTTTCCAATAACCCAATCAGTATCTGGAACATTTAAGGAACCTTTAAAAAAGAGTCGATTTGAACGAATTCCATCATATTCAATTTCTGTAAGTACACATAATTTATAAAACTCTGTATTAAGGCTGTCTTTAAAGGCTTT includes:
- a CDS encoding glycoside hydrolase family 130 protein, with the translated sequence MKDLAIRHSNNPILSPENVSPSSAEMVVECVLNPGVFIFNNKIWLLVRVAERTVQNTGEVTVPIYNEEGGLKMLKFKSNDLKLNKEDPRVINYNGTDYLTTISHLRLFYSEDGSTFHESGNLFGAGKYESYGIEDCRVSQIENTYYLSYTAVSSHGVSVGLQTTTNWTDFKRHGLILPPHNKDCALFTSKIHGKYYALHRPSSPEIGGNYLWLAESPDGLHWGNHKCIAKTRQGKFDSKRLGAGASPIKTPHGWLEIYHGATETNRYCLGALLLDLNDPSIVIARSEEPIMEPLELYEKEGFLGNVVFTNGHIVKDDEIIIYYGASDQYVCQAKFSINDILKHLT
- a CDS encoding SRPBCC family protein; this translates as MKIKGAIEIDKSRDEVVKYFADPKYLGEYQDGFVKKELVSGVQGEKGAVSKMYYRQGKRDMELTEAITNNQLPDLFESNYHHKHMDNTMKCEFIVLDDNRTRYEYEFEYTRINWFMPKMMAILFPSMYKKPAQKWMIQFKEFVENQ
- a CDS encoding DUF2721 domain-containing protein encodes the protein MDELTLTTPALLFSAISLIMLAYTNRFLAYAAIIRNLHDKYQKEKDSVLMAQIKNIKHRLYLTRSMQIFGITSLLFCVLTMFLIYIQQHTIAVWVFGLALILLIFSLAFLIWEIQISVKALEHHINDIENR
- a CDS encoding Type 1 glutamine amidotransferase-like domain-containing protein, which encodes MKYYLSSYKFGNKIEELKKLIPDNNRIGHINNSRDWVGSDLERANKHQNEEIEFLNGIGFKAEPLDLKMYFHKKDDLRNKLNSLGALWVSGGNTFVLRMAMKLSGFDEIFKELKNKTDFLYGGYSAGICILSDSLKSIENVDDPNNFPYEEIDKPIYEGLGIYNYSFMPHYDSDHFESEAIGKEIQRCIDNKWLFKALRDGDVIIEE